The following are from one region of the Candidatus Binatia bacterium genome:
- a CDS encoding GNAT family N-acetyltransferase, which yields MPTLETYRSGDRAALLAIFDGNTPRFFDAHERESFVAFLDRPQGDFRVLRDDERTIIGCGGVMVDDEGTASLVWGMIAPPHQGTGFGWWMALERLSWIAAMPEARRVILDTSQETAGFYVKLGFRTVSVLPDGYGPGLHRHDLELPVDDAFRKRFGTGATHGRHERPFREATLPEPRSTHA from the coding sequence ATGCCAACGCTCGAAACGTATCGTTCCGGCGACCGCGCCGCATTGCTCGCGATTTTCGACGGGAACACGCCCCGCTTCTTCGACGCTCACGAACGGGAATCGTTCGTGGCGTTCCTGGACCGTCCTCAAGGCGACTTTCGCGTGCTGCGCGATGACGAGCGGACGATCATCGGCTGCGGCGGGGTCATGGTCGACGACGAGGGAACGGCGAGCCTGGTCTGGGGGATGATCGCGCCGCCGCACCAGGGAACGGGGTTCGGCTGGTGGATGGCGCTGGAACGGCTCTCCTGGATCGCGGCGATGCCGGAGGCGCGGCGCGTGATCCTGGACACGAGTCAGGAGACGGCCGGGTTCTACGTCAAGCTGGGGTTCCGGACGGTGTCGGTGCTGCCCGACGGCTACGGACCGGGCCTCCACCGCCACGACCTCGAGCTGCCGGTGGACGACGCGTTTCGGAAGCGGTTCGGGACGGGCGCCACCCACGGACGCCACGAGCGGCCTTTCCGCGAAGCTACTCTTCCCGAGCCTCGCTCCACGCACGCCTGA